The following are from one region of the Qipengyuania flava genome:
- the fmt gene encoding methionyl-tRNA formyltransferase → MRIIFMGSPDFAVPTLQALVDAAHEVVCVYTQPPRPGGRRGKELTKTAVHQRASDLGIEVRHPKSLKSAEEQEAFAALEADVAVVAAYGLILPQPILDAPRHGCLNVHASILPHWRGAAPIHRSIMAGDTVTGITIMQMEAGLDTGPMLATARTPIEDKTTGELTEELAEIGAQLMVGTLIDLEMLHPLAQDDSEATYASKIDKAEARIDWDRPASGVVRHIHGLSPFPGAWFELDGVRVKILRAEAADGSGMPGEVLDDRLTIACEESAIRPVELQRAGKPKMDLDTFLRGNVVAKGTVLA, encoded by the coding sequence ATGCGCATAATCTTCATGGGATCGCCGGATTTCGCCGTGCCGACGCTGCAGGCGCTGGTCGATGCGGCGCATGAGGTGGTGTGCGTCTACACCCAGCCGCCCCGCCCCGGCGGGCGCCGCGGCAAGGAACTGACGAAGACAGCGGTTCACCAGCGCGCCAGCGACCTCGGCATCGAAGTGCGCCACCCGAAGTCGCTCAAATCGGCCGAGGAGCAAGAGGCCTTTGCTGCACTCGAGGCCGATGTGGCGGTGGTGGCGGCTTACGGCCTGATCCTGCCGCAGCCGATCCTCGACGCGCCCAGGCACGGCTGTCTCAATGTCCACGCCTCGATCCTGCCGCACTGGCGCGGGGCCGCGCCGATCCACCGCTCGATCATGGCCGGCGACACGGTGACAGGTATCACGATCATGCAAATGGAGGCCGGCCTCGACACCGGCCCCATGCTCGCCACCGCGCGCACCCCGATCGAGGACAAGACGACCGGCGAGCTGACCGAAGAACTGGCGGAGATCGGCGCGCAGCTGATGGTGGGCACTCTGATCGACCTCGAAATGCTGCACCCGCTCGCGCAGGACGACAGCGAGGCGACCTACGCGTCCAAGATCGACAAGGCCGAAGCGCGGATCGACTGGGACCGTCCGGCTTCTGGGGTGGTGCGCCACATCCACGGCCTCTCGCCCTTCCCCGGTGCCTGGTTCGAGCTGGACGGCGTGCGCGTGAAAATCCTGCGCGCCGAAGCGGCGGACGGTTCGGGGATGCCCGGCGAAGTGCTCGACGACAGGCTGACCATTGCCTGCGAGGAAAGCGCGATCCGCCCAGTCGAACTCCAGCGCGCGGGCAAGCCGAAGATGGACCTCGACACCTTCCTGCGCGGCAACGTGGTTGCGAAGGGGACCGTGCTAGCATGA
- the recR gene encoding recombination mediator RecR: MASQEIETLAAALARLPGLGPRSARRAVLWLVKRRESALPALLEALATVGEALVECETCGNVDTTNPCGICSDPRRDTKSLCVVEDVADLWALDRAKLFTGRYHVLGGKLSALDGVRPEDLNIASLMARVEEGGVDEIVLAMNATLEGQTTAHYLAERLEAFPVRITQLAHGLPVGGELDYLDEGTLAQALRARRPVS, translated from the coding sequence ATGGCATCGCAAGAGATCGAGACGCTGGCGGCTGCGCTGGCCCGCCTTCCCGGCCTCGGACCGCGCAGCGCGCGGCGGGCCGTGCTATGGCTGGTGAAGCGCCGCGAAAGCGCGCTTCCCGCCTTGCTTGAGGCCTTGGCGACGGTGGGCGAGGCGCTGGTCGAATGCGAGACCTGCGGCAATGTCGACACCACCAACCCTTGCGGCATTTGCTCGGACCCGCGCCGCGATACGAAATCGCTCTGCGTGGTGGAGGATGTGGCCGACCTCTGGGCGCTCGACCGAGCGAAGCTGTTCACGGGCCGCTACCACGTGCTCGGCGGCAAGCTCTCGGCGCTTGACGGCGTGCGTCCCGAGGATCTCAACATCGCAAGCCTGATGGCGCGCGTCGAGGAAGGCGGGGTGGACGAGATCGTGCTCGCGATGAACGCGACGCTCGAAGGGCAGACCACCGCCCATTACCTCGCCGAACGGCTGGAGGCGTTTCCCGTCCGTATCACCCAGCTTGCCCACGGCCTGCCGGTGGGAGGCGAGCTGGATTACCTCGATGAGGGAACGCTCGCACAGGCTTTGAGGGCGCGGCGGCCGGTTTCCTGA
- a CDS encoding DUF1330 domain-containing protein, which produces MRPGTIVQAALALVLVSTVSGQPAFAEDGKAQAAPKAYVLSEIAPRDREVYIEYLRNVLPIIERHGGRVVVNPFEPKVLIEGRPLEGNLAMIEFPSAEARDAFWNSPEYQPWKARREASATSRIIHIN; this is translated from the coding sequence ATGCGGCCAGGCACGATTGTTCAAGCGGCGCTTGCATTGGTTTTGGTGTCCACAGTGAGCGGCCAGCCCGCTTTTGCGGAGGACGGCAAAGCGCAAGCAGCACCCAAGGCCTATGTCCTGTCCGAAATCGCCCCGCGCGACCGCGAGGTCTATATCGAATACCTGCGCAATGTGCTGCCGATCATCGAACGGCATGGCGGGCGCGTCGTGGTCAATCCATTCGAGCCAAAAGTGCTGATTGAAGGGCGGCCGCTCGAAGGCAATCTCGCCATGATCGAATTCCCTTCGGCCGAAGCGCGCGATGCGTTCTGGAATTCACCCGAATACCAACCGTGGAAGGCCCGGCGCGAGGCCAGCGCGACCTCTCGGATCATTCATATCAACTGA
- the def gene encoding peptide deformylase — protein sequence MAIREILEVPDPRLKTVSTKVEPDEFNDELKELVSDMFETMYAAPGIGLAAIQVGVPKRVLVIDLQPEDEEAEGEVCNHGGHEHVHYPTKKEPRVFINPEILDPAEELASYQEGCLSVPDIFADVDRPATCRVRYQDLEGEVHEEDMEGLMATCIQHEMDHLEGILFIDHLSRLKRNMALKKLKKLREAA from the coding sequence ATGGCTATTCGTGAAATCCTTGAAGTACCCGACCCGCGGCTCAAGACCGTGTCTACGAAAGTTGAACCCGACGAGTTCAACGACGAGCTGAAAGAGCTCGTCTCCGACATGTTCGAGACCATGTACGCCGCACCGGGCATCGGCCTTGCCGCCATCCAGGTGGGCGTCCCCAAGCGCGTGTTGGTCATCGACCTCCAGCCGGAGGACGAGGAAGCCGAGGGCGAGGTCTGCAACCACGGCGGCCACGAACACGTCCACTATCCGACCAAGAAGGAACCGCGGGTCTTCATCAACCCCGAAATCCTCGACCCGGCGGAAGAGCTGGCGAGCTACCAGGAAGGCTGCCTTTCGGTCCCCGACATCTTCGCCGATGTCGACCGTCCGGCGACCTGCCGCGTGCGCTACCAGGATCTCGAAGGTGAAGTGCATGAGGAAGACATGGAAGGCCTCATGGCCACCTGTATCCAGCACGAGATGGACCACCTCGAAGGCATCCTCTTCATCGACCACCTCTCGCGCCTGAAGCGCAACATGGCGCTGAAGAAGCTGAAAAAGCTGCGCGAGGCGGCGTAA